In a genomic window of Fusarium oxysporum f. sp. lycopersici 4287 supercont2.52 genomic scaffold, whole genome shotgun sequence:
- a CDS encoding uncharacterized protein (At least one base has a quality score < 10), producing MLNRRALAPPLLLGSLATFTILIHYYFSSRSILPWSLPNPARHSPRLSRRIYVNKTGVQNNVVIDLQSEEVRRVRWKIDLMMLPLLGVSYFLQFLDKQSLSYSSLLGMIPDTKLQGSQYSWVASIFYFGYIFWSYPTAFLAARLPIGKYLAGTVIVWAIVLMCHGACHNFLGLMITRFFLGAFEAALAPGFSLVMGMWYTRREQPLRYGLWFCGGPVATLFGGLIAYAIGHLEGDLPTWRYLFIILGAVTAVWGIFMLVLLPDCPSDAIWLSSAQRETAVYRIQADTQGSSKGSFKMYQALEALQDPVTWLLCLYTFCTNIANGGLTAFGSLVIRGFGYKGLQALLIQMPTGAAQLGFVIISCTLCSWLPNIRTIMMMCLTIISLIGMVLMYALDSTNQSGRLAGFCLSLAFSANMPLAMSLITSNLAGFTKRAVVNACVLIMYSAGNIVGPQFFNVNDAPNYPKGIKASLIGLALATFWVLCLRIYLTWQNKKRDRNSSEETGAVQRQILLMEDKTDWEVAACRYVL from the exons ATGTTAAATAGAAGGGCTCTGGCTCCTCCTTTATTGCTTGGATCATTAGCAACTTTCACGATTCTTATACACTACTACTTCTCATCTCGATCTATTCTTCCATGGAGTCTTCCAAACCCAGCGAGACACAGTCCCCGACTTTCGAGGCGGATTTACGTCAACAAGACTGGTGTGCAGAACAATGTCGTTATTGACCTCCAATCCGAGGAAGTTCGCCGAGTGCGGTGGAAGATCGACTTGATGATGCTTCCTCTGCTCGGAGTCAGCTACTTCCTGCAATTCCTTGACAAGCAGTCCCTTAGCTATAGTTCCTTGCTGGGCATGATCCCGGACACCAAGCTCCAGGGCTCTCAGTACTCATGGGTCGCCTCGATCTTCTACTTTGGATATATTTTCTGGTCCTACCCGACCGCGTTCCTGGCTGCGCGCCTGCCTATTGGCAAATACCTTGCGGGAACCGT TATCGTCTGGGCCATCGTTCTCATGTGTCATGGTGCCTGCCATAACTTCTTGGGCCTCATGATCACCCGATTTTTCCTCGGTGCGTTCGAAGCGGCCCTGGCGCCGGGCTTCTCTCTCGTCATGGGAATGTGGTATACTCGTCGGGAGCAGCCTCTTCGCTACGGTCTGTGGTTCTGTGGCGGCCCGGTGGCCACCTTGTTTGGAGGCCTGATTGCGTATGCGATCGGTCATCTTGAAGGTGACTTGCCGACCTGGCGATATTTGTTTATTATCCTTGGCGCCGTCACAGCCGTGTGGGGCATTTTCATGCTCGTGCTGCTTCCAGATTGTCCATCCGACGCAATCTGGCTGTCAAGTGCACAACGCGAGACGGCCGTATATCGGATTCAGGCTGACACTCAAGGAAGCAGCAAAGGATCGTTCAAGATGTATCAAGCCTTGGAAGCCCTGCAGGACCCTGTGACTTGGTTGTTGTGTCTTTACACCTTCTGCACCAACATCGCTAACGGCGGCTTGACCGCGTTTGGATCACTTGTCATCAGAGGCTTTGGATACAAGGGCCTTCAGGCACTGCTTATCCAGATGCCCACAGGGGCGGCGCAGCTCGGCTTTGTCATCATCAGCTGCACTCTTTGCTCTTGGCTTCCCAATATTCGCacgatcatgatgatgtgTCTCACCATAATCAGCCTTATCGGCATGGTCCTCATGTACGCTCTTGACTCAACCAACCAGTCTGGCCGTCTGGCTGGGTTTTGTTTGAGTCTGGCGTTCTCCGCAAACATGCCCTTGGCCATGTCCCTTATTACCAGCAACCTTGCTGGATTCACCAAGAGGGCCGTGGTCAATGCTTGCGTGTTGATTATGTACAGTGCAGGAAACATTGTGGGTCCCCAGTTCTTCAATGTCAATGACGCTCCAAATTATCCAAAGGGTATCAAGGCCAGCCTCATCGGTCTTGCACTTGCAACCTTTTGGGTATTGTGTCTCCGTATCTACCTTACTTGGCAAAACAAAAAGCGAGACCGGAACTCATCAGAGGAGACAGGTGCAGTGCAACGTCAAATCTTGCTGATGGAGGATAAGACTGACTGGGAGGTCGCTGCGTGTCGCTATGTGTTATAA
- a CDS encoding uncharacterized protein (At least one base has a quality score < 10): protein MKGSPLLETWPKTVLSGSMRKNLNEISAASVREGSFQERSPIRRPAALSFPTASSNAAAYWDGEESWDPQGRGRRKGVAGSRCWIAPGEAKSVVVHVVCMSIKSDL from the coding sequence ATGAAAGGTTCGCCGCTCTTGGAGACATGGCCTAAAACAGTCTTATCTGGGTCGATGCGGAAGAATTTAAACGAAATATCAGCTGCATCTGTCAGAGAAGGGAGTTTTCAAGAAAGGTCCCCGATACGACGCCCCGCCGCCTTGAGCTTCCCTACAGCTTCTTCTAACGCCGCTGCATATTGGGATGGAGAGGAGTCTTGGGATCCTCAGGGAAGAGGCCGACGTAAGGGTGTCGCTGGATCGAGGTGCTGGATCGCTCCAGGCGAGGCCAAGAGCGTTGTCGTCCATGTCGTCTGCATGAGCATCAAAAGTGACCTTTAG
- a CDS encoding amidase (At least one base has a quality score < 10), translating to MPALTWQQKASAKQAEAKARIPAEWHLPAELLQQTSRDKLSVLDIPKTCGLLTDRELFITESFDATALRDKLAAGEFSAVEVATAFCKRSAIAQQLTCCLTETMFPMGLARAQQLDEYLALHGKPVGPLHGVPISLKETFNVKGVPSSLGLVSFLEHELSTKNSVLADILLAAGAVFYAKTDVPQTMMTADSHNNVFGRVLNPIHLNLTAGGSSGGEGALVAMRGSILGIGTDIAGSIRIPDLCCGIFGFKPSVGRVPYAKQASVAVPA from the coding sequence ATGCCTGCTCTCACCTGGCAACAGAAGGCCTCGGCCAAGCAAGCCGAAGCCAAGGCAAGAATTCCTGCGGAATGGCACTTGCCGGCAGAATTGCTCCAGCAGACCTCTCGTGATAAGCTCTCAGTCTTGGATATCCCCAAGACATGCGGCCTCCTCACTGACCGAGAGCTTTTTATCACAGAGAGCTTCGATGCTACGGCACTACGCGACAAGCTCGCTGCAGGAGAATTTAGTGCTGTCGAAGTGGCCACTGCCTTTTGCAAGCGTAGCGCTATTGCGCAGCAACTCACATGCTGCTTGACCGAGACCATGTTTCCTATGGGCCTGGCGCGAGCCCAACAACTAGACGAGTATCTGGCTCTTCACGGCAAACCAGTAGGACCCCTACACGGAGTACCCATCAGTCTCAAGGAAACGTTCAACGTGAAGGGAGTACCGTCTTCTCTTGGGCTGGTATCGTTTCTAGAACATGAACTATCCACCAAAAACTCAGTGTTGGCCGACATCCTACTGGCTGCGGGTGCCGTGTTCTACGCTAAGACAGATGTACCCCAAACCATGATGACGGCCGATTCTCATAACAACGTCTTTGGTCGAGTTCTGAAccccatccatctcaacctcacaGCCGGCGGCAGCAGTGGTGGTGAGGGGGCACTGGTGGCCATGCGCGGATCTATTTTGGGTATAGGAACCGATATTGCGGGCTCTATCCGCATCCCTGACTTGTGCTGCGGCATATTTGGCTTCAAGCCTTCCGTGGGTCGCGTGCCTTACGCCAAACAAGCCAGCGTAGCCGTCCCGGCATGA